The Geothrix sp. genome window below encodes:
- a CDS encoding glutamate-1-semialdehyde 2,1-aminomutase, producing MSNETLFQEALTHFPGGVSSPVRAFRAVGGTPKFFKKASGAWFEDEDGQRFLDLCMSWGPLILGHAHPDILAAVNEAMQEGLTFGAPSRRELSLARKIKEMVPFIEKMRFVSSGTEAVMSALRAARGFTGRERILKFEGCYHGHSDGLLVKAGSGLVTFGAPTSAGVPKAIAELTSVVTLDDLETLECTFAEIGNELAAAIIEPIPANNGLLLQRPEFLKRLRELCTQHGVVLIFDEVISGFRVAPGGAAERLGITPDMATYGKIIGGGMPVGLYGGRKDIMGVVAPDGPVYQAGTLSGNPVAMAAGLATMEKLTPAFYAGLEANAEKWAAAFETIPGLHCPRYGSLLWPLFQDGVRRSDAVKGEAISVFNRLHKALLGQGVYLPPSGYEVAFLSAAHGEAELARFKQAAAVVAKDFA from the coding sequence ATGAGCAACGAGACCCTGTTCCAGGAAGCGCTCACCCATTTTCCCGGCGGCGTCTCCAGCCCCGTGCGGGCCTTCCGCGCCGTGGGCGGCACGCCCAAGTTCTTCAAGAAGGCTTCGGGCGCCTGGTTCGAGGACGAGGATGGCCAGCGCTTCCTCGATCTCTGCATGTCCTGGGGCCCGCTGATCCTGGGCCACGCCCACCCTGACATCCTGGCCGCCGTGAACGAGGCCATGCAGGAGGGCCTCACCTTCGGTGCCCCCAGCCGCCGCGAGTTGAGCCTGGCCCGCAAGATCAAGGAGATGGTGCCCTTCATCGAGAAGATGCGCTTCGTGTCCTCGGGTACCGAGGCCGTCATGTCCGCCCTGCGCGCCGCGCGCGGCTTCACGGGCCGGGAGCGCATCCTGAAGTTCGAGGGCTGCTACCACGGCCACAGCGACGGCCTGCTGGTGAAGGCCGGCTCCGGCCTCGTGACCTTCGGCGCCCCCACGAGCGCCGGCGTGCCCAAGGCCATCGCCGAGCTGACCTCGGTGGTCACGCTCGATGACCTGGAGACCCTGGAGTGCACCTTCGCCGAGATCGGTAACGAGCTGGCCGCGGCCATCATCGAGCCCATTCCGGCCAACAACGGCCTGCTGCTCCAGCGTCCCGAGTTCCTCAAGCGCCTGCGCGAGCTGTGCACCCAGCACGGCGTGGTCCTCATCTTCGACGAGGTCATCAGCGGCTTCCGCGTGGCTCCGGGCGGCGCGGCCGAGCGCCTGGGTATCACCCCGGACATGGCGACCTACGGCAAGATCATCGGCGGCGGCATGCCCGTGGGCCTCTACGGCGGCCGCAAGGACATCATGGGCGTGGTCGCGCCGGACGGCCCGGTCTATCAGGCGGGCACGCTGTCCGGCAATCCCGTGGCCATGGCCGCCGGCCTGGCCACCATGGAGAAGCTCACCCCGGCCTTCTACGCCGGCTTGGAGGCCAATGCCGAGAAGTGGGCCGCAGCCTTCGAGACCATCCCCGGCCTCCACTGCCCCCGCTACGGCAGCCTGCTCTGGCCGCTGTTCCAGGACGGCGTGCGCCGCAGCGACGCGGTGAAGGGCGAGGCCATCAGCGTCTTCAACCGTCTGCACAAGGCCCTGCTGGGTCAGGGCGTCTACCTCCCGCCCAGCGGCTACGAGGTGGCCTTCCTCAGCGCCGCCCACGGCGAAGCCGAGCTGGCCCGCTTCAAGCAGGCCGCGGCCGTCGTAGCCAAGGACTTCGCCTGA
- the hemB gene encoding porphobilinogen synthase, protein MLNRSRRLRTSAAMRNLVAETDLRARHLIQGHFVQPQAGSSEISSMPGIFNAGVEDTVRQVEKDLKKGLSSVLLFGVPEEGSKTPDAAYVRDRQGIVPKAVTALKKAFGSDLIVITDVCLCGATSHGHCGLVDEEGVVRNDETLPILAEMALRHAEAGADVVSPSDMMDGRVAAIRALLDQNGFTQTSILSYAIKHAGAYYGPFREAAHSSPKFGDRKTYQMDPRNAREGLRDALLDVEEGADMLMVKPALPNLDLIWRLREAQLAPICAYHVSSEFSSVKAADRLGWVNGDQLMYEHLLAIRRAGADMIVTYAGREAVEKGWVS, encoded by the coding sequence ATGCTGAACCGCTCCCGCCGCCTTCGCACCAGCGCCGCCATGCGCAACCTGGTGGCCGAGACCGACCTTCGCGCCCGCCACCTGATCCAGGGGCACTTCGTCCAGCCCCAGGCCGGCAGCAGCGAGATCTCCAGCATGCCGGGCATCTTCAATGCCGGCGTGGAGGACACGGTCCGCCAGGTGGAGAAGGACCTCAAGAAGGGGCTCTCCAGCGTGCTGCTCTTCGGCGTGCCGGAGGAAGGCTCCAAGACGCCCGATGCGGCCTATGTCCGCGACCGCCAGGGCATCGTCCCCAAGGCGGTGACGGCCCTGAAGAAGGCGTTCGGCTCGGACCTCATCGTGATCACGGATGTCTGCCTCTGCGGCGCCACCAGCCACGGCCACTGCGGCCTCGTGGACGAGGAGGGCGTCGTCCGGAACGACGAGACGCTGCCGATCCTGGCGGAAATGGCCCTGCGGCACGCCGAGGCGGGCGCCGATGTGGTCTCGCCCAGCGACATGATGGATGGCCGCGTGGCCGCGATCCGCGCCCTGCTCGACCAGAACGGCTTCACCCAGACCAGCATCCTCAGCTACGCCATCAAGCATGCGGGCGCCTACTACGGCCCCTTCCGCGAAGCCGCCCACAGCAGCCCCAAGTTCGGCGACCGGAAGACCTACCAGATGGATCCCCGCAATGCCCGCGAGGGCCTGCGGGACGCGCTCCTGGATGTGGAGGAGGGGGCGGACATGCTCATGGTCAAGCCGGCCCTGCCGAACCTCGACCTCATCTGGCGCCTGCGCGAAGCCCAGCTGGCACCCATCTGCGCCTACCATGTGTCCAGCGAATTCAGCAGCGTCAAGGCGGCCGATCGGCTGGGCTGGGTGAACGGTGACCAGCTGATGTACGAGCACCTCCTCGCCATCCGGCGCGCCGGCGCGGACATGATCGTCACCTACGCCGGCCGCGAGGCCGTGGAAAAGGGATGGGTCTCCTGA
- a CDS encoding uroporphyrinogen-III synthase, producing the protein MTPSAHHPRLALARPAQHPLADTVRKAGWRPVPYSFTCLKVTAGAPPLPLDEVRALLVLSPSGAKVAATALPSGMTCLVQGAGTADALGRDDLDVQLPSEARAEALWDLLQTRFPQGGDFILARGERSREYLEVAARDSVWRIHPWITHREAPREPFPPLPKVEGVLALSPLQAEILAPLAGDVQRFAWGEATAEAFAKAGAPAHAHCEPKPSLLWAMLAQHLKKEESPC; encoded by the coding sequence ATGACGCCTTCGGCCCACCACCCGCGCCTGGCGCTGGCCCGGCCCGCCCAGCATCCGCTGGCGGACACGGTGCGCAAGGCCGGCTGGCGGCCGGTTCCCTATTCGTTCACCTGCCTGAAAGTCACGGCGGGCGCCCCCCCCCTGCCGCTGGATGAGGTCCGGGCGCTGCTGGTCCTGAGCCCGTCGGGGGCCAAGGTGGCCGCCACGGCCCTGCCTTCTGGGATGACCTGCCTGGTCCAGGGCGCGGGCACCGCGGATGCCCTGGGGCGCGACGACCTGGATGTCCAACTGCCTTCCGAGGCGCGGGCCGAGGCCCTGTGGGACCTGCTGCAGACCCGGTTTCCCCAGGGTGGAGACTTCATCCTCGCCCGGGGAGAGCGGAGCCGCGAGTATCTGGAAGTCGCCGCGCGGGATTCGGTCTGGCGCATCCATCCCTGGATCACCCACCGCGAGGCTCCCCGGGAGCCGTTCCCGCCCCTGCCCAAGGTTGAAGGCGTGTTGGCCCTGAGCCCGCTTCAGGCCGAGATCCTCGCGCCCCTGGCCGGGGATGTGCAGCGCTTCGCCTGGGGCGAGGCCACCGCCGAGGCCTTCGCCAAGGCCGGTGCCCCCGCCCACGCCCACTGCGAGCCGAAGCCCAGCCTGTTATGGGCCATGCTCGCGCAGCATCTCAAGAAGGAGGAGTCCCCATGCTGA
- a CDS encoding response regulator transcription factor: MAQEQRYRLVIAEDHTILREGLKALLSSRPDLEVVGEAADGREAVRWAQELTPDLMMLDLSMPRSNGLEALKEIKRISPQTKVLVLTVHKTEDYVFTALQAGADGYVLKDSSASELMLAVRSVLNGERYLGPAIASTVVSGYLGAKDATALRPAFDELSTREREVLKLIAEGYRTKDIAEYLCISPKTVEKHRANLMDRLKLHTVSALTTYAIEKGLVTK; this comes from the coding sequence ATGGCCCAAGAACAGCGATATCGCCTCGTCATCGCGGAGGATCACACCATCCTCCGGGAAGGGCTGAAGGCATTGCTGAGTTCGCGACCGGATCTCGAGGTGGTGGGGGAGGCGGCCGACGGGCGCGAGGCGGTGCGGTGGGCGCAGGAGCTGACCCCCGATCTCATGATGCTGGACCTTTCCATGCCCCGGTCCAACGGGCTGGAAGCCCTGAAGGAGATCAAGCGCATCAGCCCCCAGACCAAGGTCTTGGTCCTGACAGTCCACAAGACTGAGGACTATGTGTTCACCGCGCTCCAGGCCGGGGCGGACGGCTATGTGCTGAAGGATTCGTCTGCATCGGAGCTGATGCTGGCCGTGCGCAGCGTGCTGAACGGCGAGCGGTACCTTGGGCCCGCCATCGCTTCGACCGTGGTGTCGGGCTACCTGGGGGCCAAGGATGCCACCGCCCTCCGTCCCGCCTTCGATGAACTCTCCACCCGGGAGCGGGAGGTCCTGAAGCTCATCGCGGAGGGCTACCGCACGAAGGACATCGCGGAGTACCTCTGCATCAGCCCCAAGACCGTGGAAAAGCACCGGGCCAACCTGATGGACCGGCTCAAGCTGCATACGGTGTCCGCCTTGACCACCTACGCCATCGAGAAGGGGCTCGTCACGAAGTGA
- a CDS encoding nitrous oxide reductase accessory protein NosL: protein MRALALAAALAAGLAAAPAPPPEPQGNCAVCGMFVANFPDWASVISFKDGTTAWFDGPKDLFTCLLDLGRYAPRRKAADIVSIRVKDYYGLAPIDGRKAFYAMGSDVMGPMGRELVPFASEADARDFLKDHKGQRILGFQEVTPAVLKALE from the coding sequence ATGCGCGCCCTCGCTCTCGCCGCGGCCCTGGCGGCCGGTCTCGCGGCGGCCCCCGCGCCCCCCCCCGAGCCCCAGGGCAACTGCGCCGTGTGCGGCATGTTCGTGGCGAATTTCCCCGACTGGGCCTCGGTCATCAGCTTCAAGGACGGCACCACGGCCTGGTTCGACGGGCCGAAGGATCTCTTCACCTGCCTGCTGGACCTGGGCCGCTACGCCCCGCGCCGGAAAGCGGCCGACATCGTTTCGATCCGGGTGAAGGACTACTACGGCCTCGCCCCCATCGATGGCCGGAAGGCCTTCTACGCGATGGGCAGCGATGTCATGGGCCCCATGGGAAGGGAGCTCGTGCCCTTCGCATCCGAAGCCGATGCACGCGACTTCCTCAAGGATCACAAGGGGCAGCGGATCCTGGGATTCCAGGAGGTCACGCCCGCTGTCCTCAAAGCCCTGGAGTAG
- the hemE gene encoding uroporphyrinogen decarboxylase: MPQSLLRVLNGEVLDKPPVWFMRQAGRFLPEYREVRAKVTFEQLLNDSDLAAEVTLQPIRRFPQIDGAIIFSDILVILDALGCEVTIPEGGPRIGKTLDQIDINRPLDEKVFEPVCNAIRKVKANLPEKVTMLGFAGAPWTLLAYGIEGKGSKGWAKAKAFIHQNPVLAQKWMDKLADAAARLLNLHIEAGAQGVQLFDTWAGELDADDYATFALPSVERTLSQVTAAPTLFFARTGYLPDALNQLPCKGLAVPWQVPISEARRRFPKMVLQGNLDPTALLAGADTAKRKARAIVDAMKGHPHVFNLGHGLVPETDPAVVAAVLDEVKA, from the coding sequence ATGCCCCAGTCCCTGCTGCGTGTTCTCAACGGTGAAGTCCTCGACAAGCCCCCGGTCTGGTTCATGCGCCAGGCGGGGCGCTTCCTGCCGGAGTACCGCGAGGTGCGGGCCAAGGTCACCTTCGAGCAGCTGCTCAATGATTCGGATCTGGCGGCGGAAGTCACCCTGCAGCCCATCCGCCGCTTCCCCCAGATCGACGGCGCCATCATCTTCAGCGACATCCTGGTGATTCTCGATGCGCTGGGCTGCGAGGTCACCATCCCCGAGGGCGGCCCCCGCATCGGCAAGACGCTGGACCAGATCGACATCAACCGTCCCCTGGACGAGAAGGTCTTCGAGCCGGTCTGCAACGCCATCCGCAAGGTGAAGGCCAACCTGCCCGAGAAGGTCACGATGCTCGGTTTCGCAGGCGCTCCCTGGACCCTGCTGGCCTACGGCATCGAAGGGAAGGGCAGCAAGGGCTGGGCGAAGGCCAAGGCCTTCATCCACCAGAACCCCGTGCTGGCCCAGAAGTGGATGGACAAACTGGCAGACGCCGCCGCGCGGCTGCTGAACCTGCACATCGAGGCCGGTGCCCAGGGCGTGCAGCTCTTCGACACCTGGGCCGGTGAGCTCGACGCCGACGACTACGCGACCTTCGCGCTGCCCTCCGTGGAACGCACGCTCTCCCAGGTGACGGCCGCGCCGACCCTCTTCTTCGCCCGCACCGGCTATCTGCCGGATGCCCTGAACCAGCTGCCCTGCAAGGGCCTGGCCGTGCCATGGCAGGTGCCCATCAGCGAGGCCCGCCGCCGCTTCCCGAAGATGGTGCTGCAGGGCAACCTGGATCCCACCGCGTTGCTGGCGGGCGCCGACACCGCCAAGCGGAAGGCCCGGGCCATCGTGGACGCCATGAAGGGGCACCCCCATGTTTTCAATCTGGGTCACGGGCTCGTGCCCGAGACCGACCCCGCCGTGGTGGCGGCCGTTCTTGACGAGGTGAAGGCATGA
- the hemN gene encoding oxygen-independent coproporphyrinogen III oxidase: MNQLADLIRRYDRPGPRYTGYPMPPVWSDDFPEPEVLAALDRANARPDEALSLYLHIPFCPRRCAYCGCNVVVSPQYDPVEAYLAAVTKELDLVCSRLKDRRKALQLHWGGGTPTYLKAADLKRTFQLFKDRFEFLPGAEIAIEVDPTFLEPDQLPALREMGFNRVSFGVQDLDENVQALITRGQTWDHTLTAMRQCRELGFDGVNLDLVYGLPGQTMDTFRRTLESTLELSPDRMAIYGFAYLPSIMPFQRSIPEETLPTPELRLDLLLLASDILEKAGYVAIGMDHFAHPDDPMAKAVQEGKLIRNFMGYAVKAGSDLVGFGPSAISNVAGVYSQNEKILAKWERSITEGHLAVHKGHRLTEDDELRRWVIHHLMGHFELRWEDLKQRFGVDGPVLFADAVTQLKEEVPQGTVEVRPEGIFITDLGRRFVRNLVQPFDAYLAKLSAKTAFSRTV; this comes from the coding sequence ATGAACCAGCTCGCCGATCTCATCCGTCGGTACGACCGGCCCGGGCCGCGCTACACGGGGTACCCCATGCCCCCGGTCTGGTCCGACGACTTTCCGGAGCCCGAGGTGCTGGCGGCGCTCGACCGCGCCAACGCCCGCCCGGACGAGGCCCTGTCGCTCTACCTGCACATCCCCTTCTGCCCCCGGCGCTGCGCCTACTGCGGCTGCAATGTGGTGGTGAGCCCCCAGTACGATCCTGTGGAGGCCTACCTGGCGGCGGTGACGAAGGAACTCGACCTTGTCTGCTCGCGCCTGAAGGACCGTCGCAAGGCCCTGCAGCTGCACTGGGGCGGCGGCACACCCACCTACCTGAAGGCGGCGGACCTCAAGCGCACCTTCCAGCTCTTCAAGGACCGCTTCGAGTTCCTGCCGGGCGCCGAGATCGCCATCGAAGTGGACCCCACCTTCCTGGAGCCGGATCAGCTGCCGGCGCTGCGGGAGATGGGCTTCAACCGGGTCTCCTTCGGGGTGCAGGATCTGGACGAGAATGTGCAGGCCCTCATCACCCGCGGCCAGACCTGGGACCACACCCTCACGGCCATGCGGCAGTGCCGGGAGCTGGGCTTTGACGGCGTGAACCTGGATCTGGTCTACGGCCTGCCGGGCCAGACCATGGATACCTTCCGCCGTACCCTGGAATCCACCCTGGAATTGTCGCCGGACCGCATGGCCATCTACGGCTTCGCCTACCTGCCCAGCATCATGCCTTTCCAGCGGAGCATCCCCGAGGAGACCCTGCCCACGCCGGAGCTGCGCCTGGATCTGCTGCTGCTGGCCTCGGACATCCTGGAGAAGGCGGGCTATGTCGCCATCGGCATGGACCACTTCGCCCACCCGGACGATCCCATGGCCAAGGCCGTCCAGGAGGGCAAGCTCATCCGCAACTTCATGGGCTACGCGGTGAAGGCGGGCTCGGATCTGGTGGGCTTCGGGCCCAGCGCCATCTCCAATGTGGCCGGCGTGTACTCCCAGAACGAGAAGATCCTCGCCAAGTGGGAACGGAGCATCACGGAAGGGCATCTTGCCGTCCACAAGGGTCATCGCCTGACCGAGGACGACGAGCTGCGCCGCTGGGTGATCCACCACCTCATGGGCCACTTCGAGCTGCGCTGGGAGGATCTCAAGCAGCGGTTCGGCGTGGACGGGCCGGTACTCTTCGCCGATGCCGTGACGCAGCTGAAAGAGGAGGTGCCCCAGGGCACGGTGGAGGTCCGCCCGGAGGGGATCTTCATCACGGATCTGGGCCGGCGCTTCGTCCGGAACCTGGTGCAGCCCTTCGATGCCTACCTGGCGAAACTCAGCGCCAAGACGGCTTTTTCCAGAACCGTCTGA
- a CDS encoding ABC transporter ATP-binding protein, producing MIELTQVVKTYHAGLATPFTAVDGVSLQIPFGQLTILKGPSGSGKTTLLTLIGCMARPTSGRIHLHGLPAVALPGLPAGDGLEITSLPERFLTGIRRRTFGFIFQQFNLIQGISALENVMLPACPTGEDAAAVRRRALELLDRFGLSRQATAAVGRLSGGEAQRVAVARALINDPAVIIADEPTAHLDSRLSTEFMELMGTFKATGRTLLIASHDPIVYESPLADRVVTLRDGRITATTP from the coding sequence ATGATCGAGCTCACCCAGGTGGTGAAGACCTACCATGCCGGCCTCGCCACGCCGTTCACCGCGGTGGACGGCGTGAGCCTCCAGATTCCGTTCGGCCAGCTCACGATCCTCAAGGGCCCCAGTGGCTCCGGCAAGACGACCCTGCTGACCCTCATCGGCTGCATGGCCCGCCCCACCTCGGGCCGCATCCACCTCCACGGTCTCCCCGCGGTGGCCCTGCCCGGCCTCCCCGCGGGGGACGGCCTCGAGATCACCAGCCTCCCCGAGCGTTTCCTCACAGGCATCCGGCGCCGGACCTTCGGCTTCATCTTCCAGCAGTTCAACCTGATCCAGGGCATCTCGGCCCTGGAGAATGTGATGCTCCCGGCCTGCCCCACGGGGGAGGACGCCGCTGCCGTCCGCCGCCGCGCCCTGGAGCTGCTGGACCGCTTCGGCCTTTCGAGACAGGCCACAGCCGCCGTGGGCCGGCTGTCTGGCGGCGAAGCCCAGCGCGTGGCCGTGGCCCGGGCCCTCATCAACGATCCCGCCGTGATCATCGCCGATGAGCCGACGGCCCACCTGGACAGCCGGCTCTCCACGGAGTTCATGGAGCTGATGGGGACCTTCAAGGCCACCGGCCGAACCCTCCTCATCGCCAGCCATGACCCCATCGTCTACGAGTCGCCCCTCGCGGACCGGGTGGTGACCTTGCGCGACGGCCGCATCACCGCGACCACGCCATGA
- a CDS encoding response regulator, translated as MVLIVEDNQLFRRYLRDSLSRHFPDLSFYEAENLAQGRQRLRETRPEAVLVDLCLPDGTGLDLVETIHRDYPEIPVAICTAHDLPEYREAARKAGLDAFFVKNHLDWEGVIQLITTSRYKSMRQACPPPAPTPGMLS; from the coding sequence ATGGTACTGATCGTGGAAGACAACCAGTTGTTCCGGCGGTACCTCCGGGATTCGCTGAGCCGTCATTTCCCCGATTTGAGCTTCTATGAGGCCGAAAACCTGGCCCAGGGGCGGCAGAGGCTCCGGGAAACCCGCCCTGAAGCCGTTCTGGTGGACCTCTGCCTTCCCGATGGCACGGGCCTGGATCTGGTGGAGACCATCCATCGGGACTACCCGGAGATTCCGGTGGCCATCTGCACCGCCCACGATCTTCCGGAATACCGGGAGGCCGCACGGAAAGCCGGCCTGGACGCCTTTTTCGTCAAGAATCACCTCGACTGGGAGGGTGTCATCCAGCTCATCACCACCTCCCGGTACAAGTCCATGCGGCAGGCATGCCCCCCTCCGGCCCCGACTCCTGGCATGCTTTCGTGA
- a CDS encoding FtsX-like permease family protein, whose translation MPPSLRRTRNILDFALSSLLRRRGRNLSLLLVYTLVVAVLASLIFFVQALKREARLVLGQAPEMVVQRMVAGRHDPIPTAQAEAIRAIRGVREVTPRVWGYYYDPVYGGNLTVMGQEGGGLAADSVLIGQGVARSMRVREGDMISLRGYSGLPMLFAIQKVLPAESELVSSDLVIMSLPDIRTLFNLPEGQATDLMVRAGNPRELPTIAAKIVERFPDARPILKSEILRTYDAIFDWRGGLLVAVLASAMLSFVIFAWDKATGLSAEERKEIGILKSIGWETSDVLLLKFWEGTVISLTAFLSGVLLAYGHVFFFSASLFEHALKGWSVLFPRYRLIPTVDAYQLGVLFFLTVLPYTAATLVPCWRAATVDPDAAMRS comes from the coding sequence ATGCCCCCGTCCCTGCGCCGCACCCGGAACATCCTTGATTTCGCGCTGTCGTCGCTGCTGAGGCGAAGGGGGCGGAACCTGTCGCTGCTCCTGGTCTACACGCTGGTGGTGGCCGTGCTCGCCTCACTGATCTTCTTCGTCCAAGCTTTGAAACGCGAGGCCCGGCTGGTGCTCGGCCAGGCCCCGGAGATGGTGGTCCAGCGCATGGTGGCTGGGCGCCACGATCCGATCCCCACGGCCCAAGCCGAGGCCATCCGCGCCATCCGGGGGGTGCGGGAGGTCACGCCGCGGGTCTGGGGTTACTACTACGACCCCGTCTATGGGGGGAACCTCACCGTCATGGGCCAGGAGGGCGGCGGCCTGGCGGCGGATTCTGTCCTCATCGGCCAGGGTGTGGCCCGCAGCATGCGCGTGAGGGAGGGGGACATGATCTCCCTCCGCGGCTACTCCGGCCTACCCATGCTGTTCGCCATCCAGAAGGTGCTGCCCGCCGAATCCGAGCTGGTGTCGTCGGATCTCGTCATCATGTCCCTGCCGGACATCCGCACCCTCTTCAACCTGCCCGAGGGCCAAGCCACGGACCTGATGGTCCGCGCCGGAAACCCCCGCGAGCTGCCCACCATCGCCGCCAAGATCGTGGAGCGGTTCCCCGATGCCCGGCCCATCCTGAAATCCGAGATCCTCCGAACTTACGACGCCATTTTCGACTGGCGCGGTGGCTTGCTGGTGGCAGTGCTGGCCTCGGCCATGCTCTCCTTCGTCATCTTCGCCTGGGACAAGGCCACGGGCCTCTCCGCCGAGGAGCGCAAAGAGATCGGCATCCTGAAATCCATCGGCTGGGAGACCTCGGATGTGCTGCTGCTGAAGTTCTGGGAAGGCACCGTCATCTCCCTCACGGCCTTCCTCTCCGGCGTCCTGCTCGCCTACGGCCATGTCTTCTTCTTCTCCGCCTCCCTCTTCGAGCACGCCCTCAAGGGCTGGTCGGTGCTCTTCCCGCGCTACCGCCTCATCCCCACGGTGGACGCCTATCAGCTCGGGGTGCTGTTCTTCCTCACGGTCCTGCCCTACACGGCCGCCACCCTCGTGCCGTGTTGGCGGGCCGCCACGGTGGACCCCGATGCCGCGATGAGGTCCTGA
- the hemC gene encoding hydroxymethylbilane synthase has product MKHVTVATRGSALAVGQAEPMVRFLESKGYEVSWRKFSTSGDQWLQGPLDKQVGGGFFTKELEDAMAGGHADLLIHSLKDVSLERPAGIVPACIPLREDPSDWLVMRPDAPEDLVIGTSAVRRERVLSQLFPKARFTWIRGNVQTRLQRVRDGILRDEPVHATMLAAAGLKRLGLDLAGLTVRPLTAAELPSAPGQGALLAEARADRPDLIEALAEIHDAMTARCVALERQVLAGIGGGCQQPLGALATPQADGSLLLQAAYAPDGELRRAEAQGTDDGTLLARVLKGIGLS; this is encoded by the coding sequence ATGAAACATGTCACGGTCGCCACCCGAGGATCCGCCCTGGCCGTGGGCCAGGCCGAGCCCATGGTGAGGTTTCTTGAATCGAAGGGCTACGAGGTGTCGTGGCGCAAATTCTCCACTTCCGGCGACCAGTGGCTGCAGGGGCCCCTCGACAAGCAGGTGGGCGGCGGCTTCTTTACCAAGGAGCTGGAGGACGCCATGGCCGGCGGCCATGCGGACCTGCTGATCCACAGCCTCAAGGATGTATCGCTGGAGCGGCCGGCCGGCATCGTGCCCGCCTGCATCCCCCTTCGCGAGGATCCTTCGGACTGGCTGGTGATGCGGCCGGACGCGCCGGAGGATCTGGTCATCGGCACCAGCGCCGTGCGCCGGGAGCGCGTGCTGAGCCAGCTGTTCCCCAAGGCCCGCTTCACCTGGATCCGGGGCAATGTCCAGACGCGCCTCCAGCGCGTGCGCGATGGCATCCTCCGGGATGAGCCAGTGCATGCCACCATGCTCGCCGCGGCGGGGCTGAAGCGCCTGGGCCTGGACCTCGCGGGGCTGACGGTCCGGCCGCTCACGGCGGCGGAGCTGCCTTCGGCGCCCGGGCAGGGCGCCCTGCTGGCGGAAGCCCGCGCCGACCGTCCCGACCTGATCGAGGCCCTGGCCGAAATCCATGACGCCATGACCGCCCGCTGCGTTGCCCTGGAGCGCCAGGTGCTGGCCGGCATCGGCGGCGGCTGCCAACAGCCGCTGGGGGCGCTGGCCACCCCCCAGGCCGATGGGTCGCTGCTGCTCCAGGCCGCCTACGCGCCGGATGGCGAGCTCCGCCGGGCCGAGGCCCAGGGGACGGATGACGGGACCCTGCTGGCACGCGTCCTGAAGGGCATCGGCCTCTCATGA